From a region of the Streptacidiphilus albus JL83 genome:
- a CDS encoding penicillin acylase family protein, with protein MPRTKKFRRFRLLVILLVVLLVAGAAGGGWYGLREVRASYPQTTGTIELQGLSGPVTVLRDANGIPQIYASSSADLFMAQGYVQAQDRFWQMDVDRHITSGTLASMFGAGKNNANVQSDAFIQTMNWQGVAQQEYDTTVDAATKQYLQAYADGVNAWLKQHPGGAGASVEYAMLGLSHGGYRPAPWTPVDSLSWLKAMAWDLSGNMQQEIDRSLLAQNLSSTQISQLYPEYPYGTSATIANTGTVTDPGTKNATYVPGSGDGSSGTTPTTATTTSDRSKGKGAGGKTSKTSGAGTAAEGGTAVQGLTGAATQLAANIDSVPALLGLPGQGIGSNSWVVSGKYTTTGLPLLADDPHLSPGVPSVWEQMGLHCNTVGPACPFDVTGFTFPGMPGVVIGHNATISWGFTNMGADVQDLYLEQVTGPNTYDVNGSNVDFTTRQVTIKVAGGPSQTITVRSTQDGMPIISDHDTTEQAVGQNAPVAGNAPPRGSGYAIALKWTALQPGTTMDAVFGLDKATDFAQFRTAAQDFQVPAQNMIYADTSGNIGYQAPGLIPIRAAGDDGTYPSPGWDPSYAWKGYIPSAALPWEENPKEGYIVAANQAVVNDSYPYEITQDWDYGIRSAQITSLIKSQLAAGSKISPDSMQSMQTDDTSVMAKTLVPYLLKVQLAGGSYYTDAQQLLQGWNYDQDAGSAAAAYYNAVWSNLLHLVFDEQFPASVRATTDCIMVNQSSTLPSDSLNGAPDMQRVCGTRTPDQAMPDGGDQWMTVVAGLLTQPNSPWWSYTYDNGVQVKGMDNVLAEAMKDARQQLTSLMGKDMSTWSWGRIHTMNLDEQSLGTDDSSFFSGLEHSLLDRGPYQLDGGSSAVDATGWNAAAGYQVDWAPSMRMVVDLSNLDASRWITIGGASGHADDPNYNDQTALWAEGKLLTWAYSKSAVQAAAKGTLTLNPAGS; from the coding sequence ATGCCCCGCACCAAGAAGTTCCGCCGGTTCCGACTGCTGGTGATCCTGCTGGTGGTACTGCTGGTGGCGGGAGCCGCAGGCGGAGGCTGGTACGGCCTGCGCGAGGTCCGCGCCTCCTATCCGCAGACGACCGGCACGATCGAACTCCAGGGCCTGTCCGGCCCGGTGACGGTGCTCCGGGACGCCAACGGCATCCCGCAGATCTATGCCTCCTCCTCGGCCGACCTCTTCATGGCGCAGGGCTACGTCCAGGCCCAGGACCGGTTCTGGCAGATGGACGTCGACCGGCACATCACCTCGGGGACGCTGGCGTCGATGTTCGGCGCGGGCAAGAACAACGCCAACGTCCAGTCCGACGCCTTCATCCAGACCATGAACTGGCAGGGGGTGGCGCAGCAGGAGTACGACACCACCGTCGACGCCGCCACCAAGCAGTACCTCCAGGCGTACGCCGACGGGGTCAACGCCTGGCTGAAGCAGCACCCGGGCGGGGCGGGGGCCTCCGTCGAGTACGCGATGCTGGGGCTCTCCCACGGCGGCTACCGGCCGGCGCCGTGGACCCCGGTCGACTCGCTGTCCTGGCTGAAGGCGATGGCCTGGGACCTGAGCGGCAACATGCAGCAGGAGATCGACCGCTCGCTGCTGGCGCAGAACCTGAGCAGCACTCAGATCTCCCAGCTGTACCCGGAGTATCCCTACGGCACCAGTGCGACGATCGCGAACACCGGCACGGTCACCGACCCCGGGACCAAGAACGCGACCTATGTCCCCGGCAGCGGGGACGGCTCCTCGGGAACGACCCCCACCACCGCGACGACCACCTCGGACCGGTCCAAGGGCAAGGGCGCCGGTGGGAAGACGTCGAAGACCAGCGGCGCCGGCACGGCGGCCGAGGGCGGCACCGCCGTCCAGGGCCTCACCGGCGCGGCGACCCAGCTCGCGGCGAACATCGACAGCGTCCCGGCGCTGCTCGGCCTGCCGGGGCAGGGCATCGGCTCCAACTCCTGGGTGGTCTCCGGCAAGTACACGACCACGGGGCTGCCGCTGCTGGCCGACGACCCGCACCTCAGCCCGGGGGTGCCTTCGGTCTGGGAGCAGATGGGCCTGCACTGCAACACGGTCGGCCCGGCCTGCCCCTTCGACGTCACCGGGTTCACCTTCCCGGGGATGCCGGGCGTGGTGATCGGCCACAACGCGACGATCAGCTGGGGCTTCACCAACATGGGGGCCGACGTCCAGGACCTCTACCTGGAGCAGGTGACCGGCCCGAACACCTACGACGTCAACGGCAGCAACGTCGACTTCACGACCCGGCAGGTGACCATCAAGGTCGCCGGCGGCCCGAGCCAGACGATCACGGTACGCAGCACCCAGGACGGGATGCCGATCATCTCCGACCACGACACCACCGAGCAGGCGGTGGGTCAGAACGCCCCGGTGGCGGGCAACGCCCCGCCACGGGGCAGCGGCTACGCCATCGCCCTGAAGTGGACCGCGCTGCAGCCGGGCACGACCATGGACGCGGTGTTCGGGCTGGACAAGGCCACCGACTTCGCCCAGTTCCGGACCGCCGCCCAGGACTTCCAGGTCCCGGCGCAGAACATGATCTACGCCGACACCTCCGGCAACATCGGCTACCAGGCGCCCGGCCTGATCCCGATCCGGGCAGCCGGTGACGACGGCACCTACCCCTCGCCCGGCTGGGACCCCTCCTACGCCTGGAAGGGCTACATCCCGAGCGCCGCGCTGCCCTGGGAGGAGAACCCCAAGGAGGGCTACATCGTCGCGGCCAACCAGGCCGTGGTGAACGACAGCTACCCCTACGAGATCACCCAGGACTGGGACTACGGCATCCGGTCCGCGCAGATCACCAGCCTGATCAAGAGCCAGCTCGCGGCCGGCAGCAAGATCTCGCCGGACTCCATGCAGTCCATGCAGACCGACGACACCAGCGTGATGGCGAAGACCCTGGTGCCCTACCTGCTCAAGGTGCAGCTGGCCGGCGGCTCCTACTACACCGACGCCCAGCAGCTGCTCCAGGGCTGGAACTACGACCAGGACGCCGGCTCCGCCGCCGCCGCGTACTACAACGCGGTCTGGAGCAACCTGCTGCACCTGGTCTTCGACGAGCAGTTCCCGGCCTCGGTCCGGGCGACCACCGACTGCATCATGGTCAACCAGAGCAGCACCCTGCCTTCGGACAGCCTCAACGGCGCCCCCGACATGCAGCGGGTCTGCGGCACCCGGACGCCCGACCAGGCGATGCCGGACGGCGGCGACCAGTGGATGACCGTGGTGGCCGGGCTGCTCACCCAGCCGAACAGCCCCTGGTGGAGCTACACCTACGACAACGGGGTCCAGGTGAAGGGGATGGACAACGTCCTCGCGGAGGCCATGAAGGACGCCCGGCAGCAGCTCACCTCGCTGATGGGCAAGGACATGTCGACCTGGAGCTGGGGCCGGATCCACACGATGAACCTGGACGAGCAGAGCCTCGGCACGGACGACTCCTCGTTCTTCTCCGGCCTGGAGCACAGCCTGCTCGACCGCGGCCCCTACCAGCTGGACGGCGGTTCGTCGGCGGTGGACGCCACCGGTTGGAACGCCGCGGCGGGCTACCAGGTCGACTGGGCGCCGTCGATGCGGATGGTCGTCGACCTGAGCAACCTGGACGCCTCCCGCTGGATCACCATCGGCGGGGCCTCGGGCCACGCCGACGACCCGAACTACAACGACCAGACCGCGCTCTGGGCCGAGGGCAAGCTGCTGACCTGGGCCTACAGCAAGTCGGCGGTCCAGGCCGCGGCCAAGGGCACGCTGACGCTGAACCCGGCCGGCTCCTAG
- a CDS encoding 5-formyltetrahydrofolate cyclo-ligase, producing MVNDKTALRSRLLAARAALSPGQRQQAALALAGHALELLPPVAPGTGPAPVVAGYVSVGAEPGTRTLLDTLRARGVRVLLPVLLPDNDLDWGVYEGADSLLRAGRGLLEPGGPRLGPEAVGTAGLVLLPGLAVDRRGIRLGRGGGSYDRVLARLDRAGSTARLATLLYDTELLADVPAEPHDRAVDAAVTPSGLHRFRTGA from the coding sequence ATGGTGAACGACAAGACCGCCCTGCGGTCACGGCTGCTCGCGGCACGCGCCGCACTGTCACCCGGGCAGCGGCAGCAGGCCGCGCTGGCGCTGGCCGGGCACGCCCTGGAGCTGCTGCCCCCGGTGGCGCCGGGGACCGGGCCGGCACCGGTGGTGGCCGGATACGTGTCGGTGGGCGCGGAGCCGGGCACCCGCACGCTGCTGGACACGCTCCGCGCGCGGGGCGTGCGGGTGCTGCTGCCGGTGCTGCTGCCCGACAACGATCTCGACTGGGGCGTCTACGAGGGTGCGGACAGCCTGCTCAGGGCCGGGCGCGGACTGTTGGAGCCCGGCGGTCCGCGGCTGGGCCCGGAGGCGGTCGGCACGGCCGGGCTGGTGCTGCTGCCGGGGCTGGCGGTGGACCGGCGGGGGATCCGGCTGGGCCGGGGCGGCGGCAGCTACGACCGGGTGCTGGCCCGGCTGGACCGCGCCGGGTCGACGGCCCGGCTGGCGACGCTGCTCTACGACACGGAGCTGCTGGCGGACGTCCCCGCCGAGCCGCACGACCGTGCGGTGGACGCCGCAGTGACGCCCTCCGGGCTGCACCGGTTCCGGACCGGGGCCTGA
- a CDS encoding GGDEF domain-containing protein — translation MMTQLYDILAALCLPALLAAALLLRALGRGRRRAAETETRLRQEVDRLRAARSELERTSWTDPLTGVWNYRYLQTALDREVARCARHPHRPGAGTGAGGRFALLLLEVDGFDAIRREHGRRRGGAALRDLAQRLALEFREADVFGRYGGEEFLVLLPDTDRDGAEHAAERLRWTVRRHPLPLPAGPVAAGNGLTAHVGIASLPQDGVHAALLLRAADRSLAEAKEQRAGERGMETAYTDNSDRTVGAAAYVDHSSLRTGHEHPQNFRGTV, via the coding sequence ATGATGACCCAGCTCTACGACATCCTCGCTGCCCTCTGCCTGCCGGCGCTGCTGGCCGCCGCGCTGCTGCTGCGCGCACTGGGACGCGGGCGCCGCCGTGCCGCCGAGACGGAGACCCGGCTCCGGCAGGAGGTGGACCGGCTGCGGGCGGCCCGGTCCGAGCTTGAACGGACCTCCTGGACCGACCCGCTCACCGGCGTGTGGAACTACCGCTACCTGCAGACCGCCCTGGACCGCGAGGTCGCCCGCTGCGCCCGGCACCCGCACCGGCCCGGGGCCGGCACCGGCGCGGGCGGGCGCTTCGCGCTGCTGCTGCTGGAGGTCGACGGCTTCGACGCCATCCGCCGCGAGCACGGCCGACGGCGCGGCGGCGCGGCGCTGCGGGACCTGGCCCAGCGCCTGGCACTGGAGTTCCGGGAGGCGGACGTCTTCGGCCGCTACGGCGGCGAGGAGTTCCTGGTGCTGCTGCCGGACACGGACCGGGACGGCGCCGAGCACGCGGCCGAGCGGCTGCGCTGGACGGTCCGCCGGCACCCGCTGCCGCTGCCGGCCGGACCGGTCGCCGCGGGCAACGGCCTGACGGCCCACGTCGGCATCGCCTCGCTGCCGCAGGACGGCGTCCATGCCGCGCTGCTGCTGCGCGCTGCCGACCGCTCCCTCGCCGAGGCCAAGGAGCAGCGGGCCGGGGAGCGGGGAATGGAAACGGCGTACACGGATAATAGCGACAGAACGGTAGGGGCTGCCGCATATGTGGATCACAGCTCCCTGAGGACGGGCCATGAGCATCCGCAGAACTTTCGGGGCACGGTCTGA
- a CDS encoding UTP--glucose-1-phosphate uridylyltransferase, producing the protein MTNARSRQITKAVIPAAGLGTRFLPATKATPKEMLPVVDKPAIQYVVEEAASAGLTDVLMITGRNKRPLEDHFDRAYELEELLIRKGDQAKLDRVRESSDLATMHYVRQGDPKGLGHAVLCAEPHVADQPFAVLLGDDLIDPRDPLLAKMIEVQQELGGSVVALIEVDPSQAHLYGCAAVKPAEWHGTLGGDDEIVRITDLVEKPAPGEAPSSYAVIGRYVLDPSVFEVLHETEPGLHGEIQLTDALRVLAQRTPGRGGPVHGVLFKGRRYDTGDRGDYLRAIVRLACERGDLGPEFRSWLKEFVGSGEIDGDQALVAAVDAV; encoded by the coding sequence ATGACGAATGCACGTTCGCGCCAGATCACCAAGGCCGTGATCCCTGCCGCCGGGCTCGGAACCCGCTTCCTTCCTGCGACCAAGGCAACTCCGAAGGAAATGCTTCCGGTTGTGGACAAGCCGGCGATTCAGTATGTCGTCGAGGAGGCCGCCTCGGCCGGTCTGACCGACGTGCTCATGATCACCGGTCGCAATAAGCGTCCGCTGGAGGACCACTTCGACCGCGCCTACGAGTTGGAGGAGCTGCTCATCCGCAAGGGTGACCAGGCCAAGCTCGACCGGGTGCGCGAGTCCAGCGACCTGGCCACCATGCACTACGTCCGCCAGGGCGACCCCAAGGGCCTGGGCCACGCCGTGCTCTGCGCCGAGCCGCACGTCGCCGACCAGCCCTTCGCCGTCCTGCTCGGCGACGACCTGATCGACCCGCGCGACCCGCTGCTGGCCAAGATGATCGAGGTCCAGCAGGAGCTCGGCGGCAGCGTCGTGGCGCTGATCGAGGTGGACCCCTCGCAGGCGCACCTGTACGGCTGCGCGGCCGTCAAGCCCGCCGAGTGGCACGGCACCCTCGGGGGCGACGACGAGATCGTCCGGATCACCGACCTGGTGGAGAAGCCGGCCCCGGGCGAGGCCCCCAGCAGCTACGCGGTCATCGGCCGCTACGTGCTGGACCCCTCGGTGTTCGAGGTGCTCCACGAGACCGAGCCCGGACTGCACGGCGAGATCCAGCTCACCGACGCCCTGCGGGTGCTCGCCCAGCGGACCCCGGGACGCGGCGGACCGGTCCACGGCGTGCTCTTCAAGGGCCGCCGCTACGACACGGGTGACCGGGGCGACTACCTGCGCGCGATTGTCCGGCTGGCGTGCGAGCGTGGGGATCTCGGCCCGGAGTTCCGGTCCTGGCTGAAGGAGTTCGTCGGCAGCGGCGAGATCGACGGCGACCAGGCCCTGGTGGCCGCGGTCGACGCCGTCTAG
- the glp gene encoding molybdotransferase-like divisome protein Glp has translation MEGDAVADQEHTGQGHAGQGHAGRGGAPGADPCSTDRGPERSWSVEEHLESILGAVGPLPPLELQLLEAQGCLTVESIDSPGAHPAFDNSAMDGYAVRVADLVGATEEYPSVLTVVGDIAAGASTLPVVGPGQCARIMTGAPLPPGAEAVVPVEWTDGGSGGREAAVTMAPSSSSPEGASGEVRVFQPAEAGEFVRRMGDDIEAGQNVLPAGSRLGPAQIGLLAAIGLESVAVRPRPRVVVLSTGSELVQPGAKPGPGQISDSNSFALTAAAREAGAIAYRVGGVPDDAERLREVIEDQLIRADIIVTSGGVSVGAYDVVKEALAPQDGSAPLGEISFRKLRMQPGKPQGFGLLDGRVPLFALPGNPVSAYLSFELFVRPAIRSMMGVEPVHRTVVRARLTQALTSPAGRRQFARARYLAGHTGEAGSVSPVGGAGSHLVGPLAQANALVVVPEDDTALPEGTLVDVMLLDRLPEDGTI, from the coding sequence ATGGAGGGGGACGCAGTGGCCGACCAGGAACACACGGGCCAGGGACACGCCGGTCAGGGGCACGCCGGTCGGGGCGGAGCGCCCGGGGCCGACCCCTGCTCCACCGACCGGGGACCGGAGCGCAGTTGGTCCGTGGAGGAGCACCTGGAGTCGATCCTCGGCGCGGTCGGGCCGCTGCCCCCGCTGGAGCTGCAACTCCTGGAGGCCCAGGGCTGCCTGACGGTCGAGTCGATCGACTCGCCGGGGGCTCACCCGGCGTTCGACAACAGCGCGATGGACGGCTACGCGGTGCGGGTCGCCGACCTGGTCGGCGCCACCGAGGAGTACCCCTCGGTGCTCACCGTGGTCGGTGACATCGCGGCCGGCGCCTCGACGCTGCCCGTCGTCGGCCCCGGTCAGTGCGCGCGGATCATGACCGGCGCGCCGCTGCCCCCCGGCGCGGAGGCCGTGGTCCCGGTCGAGTGGACCGACGGCGGCAGCGGCGGCCGCGAGGCCGCAGTGACCATGGCCCCCAGCAGCAGCTCCCCCGAGGGCGCCTCGGGCGAGGTGCGGGTGTTCCAACCGGCCGAGGCCGGTGAGTTCGTCCGCCGGATGGGCGACGACATCGAGGCGGGGCAGAACGTGCTGCCGGCCGGGAGCCGGCTCGGCCCGGCGCAGATCGGTCTGCTCGCGGCCATCGGCCTGGAGAGCGTGGCGGTCCGGCCCCGGCCGCGGGTGGTGGTGCTGTCGACCGGCAGCGAGCTGGTCCAGCCGGGTGCGAAGCCGGGTCCCGGGCAGATCTCCGACTCCAACAGCTTCGCGCTGACCGCTGCCGCGCGGGAGGCCGGGGCCATCGCCTACCGGGTCGGCGGCGTGCCCGACGACGCCGAGCGGCTGCGCGAGGTGATCGAGGACCAGCTGATCCGCGCCGACATCATCGTCACCAGCGGCGGCGTCAGCGTCGGCGCCTACGACGTGGTCAAGGAGGCGCTGGCCCCGCAGGACGGTTCGGCGCCGCTGGGGGAGATCTCCTTCCGCAAGCTGCGGATGCAGCCGGGCAAGCCGCAGGGGTTCGGGCTGCTCGACGGGCGGGTGCCGCTGTTCGCGCTGCCCGGCAACCCGGTCAGCGCCTACCTGTCCTTCGAGTTGTTCGTCCGCCCCGCCATCCGTTCGATGATGGGCGTGGAACCGGTCCACCGGACGGTGGTGCGGGCCAGGTTGACCCAGGCGCTGACCTCCCCGGCCGGACGCCGGCAGTTCGCCCGCGCCCGCTACCTGGCAGGTCATACCGGTGAGGCCGGCAGCGTCAGCCCGGTCGGCGGCGCCGGATCGCACCTGGTCGGACCGCTCGCCCAGGCCAACGCGCTGGTCGTGGTGCCCGAGGACGACACCGCCCTGCCGGAGGGCACGCTGGTCGACGTCATGCTGCTGGACCGGCTCCCGGAGGACGGGACGATCTGA
- the moaC gene encoding cyclic pyranopterin monophosphate synthase MoaC, which produces MVDVSEKATTVRTARASGRVLVSARVVELLRGEGVPKGDALSVARIAGIMGAKRTPDLIPLCHPIGISGVTVDLVVGDEAVEISATVRTADRTGVEMEALTAVAVAGLTVIDMVKAVDKGARIDAVQVESKTGGKSGDWLRGDQA; this is translated from the coding sequence ATGGTCGACGTCTCCGAGAAGGCGACCACCGTCCGCACGGCCCGGGCCAGCGGACGGGTCCTGGTCTCAGCGCGCGTGGTGGAACTGCTGCGGGGGGAGGGCGTGCCCAAGGGCGACGCCCTCTCGGTCGCCCGCATCGCCGGGATCATGGGCGCCAAGCGGACGCCCGACCTGATCCCGCTCTGTCACCCGATCGGCATCTCCGGGGTGACCGTCGACCTGGTGGTCGGCGACGAGGCGGTGGAGATCAGCGCGACCGTCCGCACCGCCGACCGCACCGGGGTCGAGATGGAGGCGCTGACCGCCGTCGCCGTGGCCGGGCTCACCGTCATCGACATGGTCAAGGCGGTCGACAAGGGCGCGCGGATCGACGCCGTCCAGGTCGAGTCCAAGACCGGTGGCAAGAGCGGCGACTGGCTGCGCGGGGACCAGGCGTGA
- a CDS encoding MogA/MoaB family molybdenum cofactor biosynthesis protein, which produces MTAAGQRRGFVLTVSNRASAGVYADRGGPLLAEGLRALGFDVDGPVVVPDGEPVAEALHAAVAEGYDVVLTTGGTGLTPMDLTPEMTARVIDRPAPGIAEAIRAEGRAGGVPTAALSRGLSGLAGRTLIVNLPGSTGGVRDGLAVLAPLLGHAVDQVHGGDHARPGPGAEPSGGAH; this is translated from the coding sequence GTGACCGCCGCCGGGCAGCGCCGGGGGTTCGTGCTCACCGTCTCCAACCGCGCCTCCGCCGGGGTCTACGCCGACCGCGGCGGACCACTGCTGGCCGAGGGCCTGCGGGCGCTGGGCTTCGACGTCGACGGACCGGTGGTCGTCCCGGACGGGGAACCGGTCGCGGAGGCGCTGCACGCCGCCGTCGCCGAGGGCTACGACGTGGTGCTGACCACCGGGGGGACCGGGCTCACCCCGATGGACCTCACGCCGGAGATGACCGCCCGGGTGATCGACCGGCCGGCGCCCGGCATCGCCGAGGCGATCCGGGCCGAGGGCCGGGCGGGCGGGGTGCCCACCGCCGCGCTCTCCCGAGGGCTGTCCGGCCTGGCCGGGCGCACCCTGATCGTCAATCTGCCCGGCTCCACCGGTGGCGTCAGGGACGGCCTGGCCGTGCTCGCCCCGTTGCTGGGCCACGCCGTCGACCAGGTCCACGGTGGCGACCACGCTCGCCCCGGGCCGGGTGCCGAACCGTCAGGAGGAGCGCACTGA
- a CDS encoding GNAT family N-acetyltransferase, which produces MNAFWPVALSEGQVGLRPIRVRDRGEWQQVSARNRDWLRRWEATVPPAAPGRPSGPRPTYRQMVRFLRSEARGGRMLPFVVTYNGQLVGQLTVGGITWGSMCSANIGYWVDEAVAGRGIIPTAMALAVDHCFRELGLHRIEVCIRPENGPSRRVVEKLGFREEGLRPRYLHIDGGWRDHLVYALTVDEVPEGMLGRWRGIRQHLGQ; this is translated from the coding sequence CTGAACGCCTTCTGGCCGGTCGCGCTGAGTGAGGGGCAGGTCGGCCTCCGTCCGATCAGGGTCCGCGACCGGGGCGAGTGGCAGCAGGTCAGCGCCCGCAACCGGGACTGGTTGCGGCGCTGGGAGGCCACCGTGCCCCCGGCCGCGCCGGGCCGTCCGTCCGGTCCGCGTCCGACCTACCGGCAGATGGTCCGCTTCCTGCGGTCGGAGGCGCGCGGCGGACGGATGCTGCCCTTCGTCGTCACCTACAACGGCCAACTGGTGGGCCAGCTCACCGTCGGCGGCATCACCTGGGGGTCGATGTGCTCGGCCAACATCGGCTACTGGGTGGACGAAGCGGTGGCCGGGCGCGGCATCATCCCGACCGCGATGGCGCTGGCGGTCGACCACTGCTTCCGTGAACTGGGGCTGCACCGGATCGAGGTGTGCATCCGTCCGGAGAACGGTCCGAGCCGCCGGGTCGTCGAGAAGCTCGGCTTCCGCGAGGAGGGCCTGCGTCCCCGGTACCTCCACATCGACGGGGGCTGGCGGGACCATCTGGTCTATGCGCTGACGGTGGACGAGGTGCCGGAGGGAATGCTGGGCCGCTGGCGCGGCATCAGGCAGCATCTGGGGCAGTGA
- the sepX gene encoding divisome protein SepX/GlpR gives MSSSGLIYAVIVGAWAAYLVPMWLRRQDELNEARPTERFSTAIRLLSGRAALERRASRSLEGEQPSEAGPAPEPGSDSGSDSGPDFAPWAGTGPGTEPEAGLEPEPAPAPAPVPFAVPGHPVGPVGPSADSRRRAALLARRRRMVILLFAVFTLGMIAAAVGGVSLLWLPAVPAVLFSLYISHLRRQERRRFEVKLDRRRAAEAAQRVRERERQRRQAAVDQETQPVAPRPADLAYPAARTAAGAGALIEAADTEEWSESPHGRSPEPGAGSWDPVPVPLPTYVTAPVAPRRTSGLDLGGSDTWSAGRAVVPPPHAAPRPPSTQLFDQYAEDGDRPRAVNE, from the coding sequence GTGAGCAGTAGTGGCCTCATCTACGCGGTCATCGTGGGGGCCTGGGCTGCCTACCTGGTGCCGATGTGGCTCCGCAGGCAGGACGAGCTCAACGAGGCCCGCCCCACGGAGCGATTCAGCACGGCCATCCGGCTGTTGTCCGGGAGGGCCGCGCTGGAGCGGCGTGCCTCGCGCAGCCTGGAGGGCGAGCAGCCGTCCGAGGCCGGGCCGGCGCCGGAGCCGGGGTCCGATTCGGGGTCCGATTCGGGGCCGGACTTCGCCCCCTGGGCCGGTACCGGTCCTGGAACCGAGCCCGAGGCCGGGCTCGAACCCGAACCCGCGCCTGCTCCCGCACCGGTTCCGTTCGCGGTTCCGGGCCACCCGGTCGGCCCGGTCGGCCCCTCGGCGGACTCCCGGCGACGCGCGGCCCTGCTGGCGCGCCGCCGACGCATGGTCATCCTGCTGTTCGCGGTCTTCACGCTGGGCATGATCGCCGCCGCCGTCGGCGGGGTCTCGCTGCTCTGGCTCCCGGCCGTCCCGGCCGTCCTCTTCTCGCTCTACATCTCCCATCTGCGCCGCCAGGAGCGCCGCCGGTTCGAGGTGAAGCTCGACCGCCGCCGCGCCGCCGAGGCCGCCCAGCGGGTCCGCGAGCGGGAGCGGCAGCGCCGTCAGGCCGCCGTCGACCAGGAGACGCAGCCGGTCGCGCCCCGCCCTGCCGACCTGGCCTACCCGGCGGCCCGTACCGCGGCCGGGGCCGGGGCGCTGATCGAGGCGGCGGACACCGAGGAGTGGTCGGAGAGCCCGCACGGCCGCTCGCCCGAACCCGGTGCCGGCTCCTGGGACCCGGTCCCGGTTCCGCTGCCGACCTATGTCACCGCCCCGGTGGCCCCGCGCCGCACCAGCGGCCTGGACCTGGGCGGCTCCGACACCTGGAGCGCCGGCCGGGCCGTGGTCCCGCCGCCGCACGCTGCTCCGCGACCCCCGTCCACCCAGCTCTTCGACCAGTACGCCGAGGACGGGGACCGCCCGCGCGCGGTGAACGAGTAG
- a CDS encoding VOC family protein: MPVGTVPSMSLILSYSTVRVRGVIAQAKFWAAITGGHVMAAHGGGSVVLPVGDVEIHLLEDASARPEDTGLVFSHGSDSLPAEISRLTGLGARVVKKVNRGWGIGEVVLADPEGNSFIVSSSDAEVRAFEESDEAAPLDPFWADAEQPELTSGTGTTVAAEG; encoded by the coding sequence ATGCCTGTCGGTACCGTGCCATCCATGTCTCTAATCCTCAGCTATTCGACAGTCCGTGTCCGAGGAGTCATCGCACAGGCGAAGTTCTGGGCCGCCATCACCGGCGGTCATGTGATGGCGGCGCACGGGGGTGGCTCGGTCGTTCTCCCTGTCGGTGATGTGGAGATCCATCTCCTGGAGGATGCCAGTGCGCGTCCGGAGGACACGGGTCTGGTCTTCTCCCACGGGAGTGATTCGCTGCCGGCCGAGATCAGTCGGCTGACGGGTCTGGGCGCGCGGGTCGTCAAGAAGGTCAACCGGGGTTGGGGGATCGGCGAGGTGGTCCTTGCCGACCCTGAGGGGAACAGCTTCATCGTCAGTTCCTCAGATGCCGAGGTCCGTGCCTTCGAGGAGAGCGACGAGGCCGCCCCGCTCGACCCGTTCTGGGCCGATGCGGAGCAGCCGGAGTTGACCAGTGGCACTGGCACTACGGTCGCCGCGGAGGGCTAG
- a CDS encoding HPP family protein, giving the protein MTRTTATTLERAAPQLRRERLASKAPARVPPRPLLITTTTSVLGLVLLVALGSWMHETVLIPSLAASMALISGASATPLGQPRNVIGGQLVAAATGFLTLHLGGQGPWTAAVAGGLALGAMLLLRVSHSPAAGTAVIVVLTNPATGKFLALLALATVTLVLVGIAGNRLAKQTYPLYWW; this is encoded by the coding sequence ATGACCCGGACGACAGCGACCACCCTCGAACGGGCCGCCCCCCAGCTGCGTCGGGAGCGGCTGGCCAGCAAGGCCCCGGCCCGCGTCCCCCCGCGCCCGCTGCTGATCACCACGACGACCAGTGTGCTCGGGCTGGTGCTCCTGGTCGCCCTGGGCTCCTGGATGCACGAGACCGTGCTGATCCCCTCCCTGGCCGCAAGCATGGCGCTGATCTCCGGCGCGAGCGCCACCCCGCTCGGCCAGCCGCGCAATGTGATCGGCGGTCAACTGGTGGCGGCCGCCACCGGCTTCCTGACGCTCCACCTGGGCGGACAGGGTCCGTGGACCGCTGCGGTGGCAGGCGGACTCGCCCTGGGGGCCATGTTGCTGCTGCGCGTCAGCCATTCGCCCGCCGCCGGCACCGCCGTCATCGTCGTGCTCACCAACCCAGCCACCGGGAAGTTCCTCGCGCTGCTGGCCCTCGCGACAGTGACCCTCGTCCTGGTGGGCATCGCCGGGAACCGCCTCGCCAAGCAGACCTACCCGTTGTACTGGTGGTGA